One genomic window of Trichlorobacter lovleyi includes the following:
- a CDS encoding TonB-dependent receptor plug domain-containing protein: MRQRIATGVVVCLTGICWSAGSACGAERNIYDLSLDKLSELVITDSKVAQSQDTVTQKVELFYPEEFEQQTSYNRNIAELLKYTSGQFVNPLSRNDANWGSFGGLGPKYNGYLLDGLPIDSFVDAMSLDPWAFGQVEIHKGPASVMYSNYLTMDFAGNETPLAGITNFILKERIDHTATRALVGYGSYNTLDARFYHQGRKENLNYFMGVSYEQSDYTNYGTTGSWLNILKDPEYDKIKLYAKLTYLFDRDDHKLSLFAHHTQHSGDAGRPNRDFNHQYDTVNASYSNQITSAVNLQLKSGYRNYDRRWAEDNFPANLGLREHDGVEQQIFPSDLTLSISHAGNSLFTVGADSQVATYKTSVETNGSKSTGSDVTAYSTGIFLQEKYVLDKWVFRAGGRFNYTHHSYDLFNGVAPPKHDNSWESLLWSVGVRYNASPEIAFYSNAGSSFVAPSAKQLGGTVTAMSTANGQLPSFDLKPEHGIGTDLGVELRPLDSLIIGLRGFYNQVEDAIVENVVSTTPSQSRSTNAGTTRSYGVELNLDHRLADELRWFANVTYTATTVENPLDSDQDGADISFVPDYIANIGLTVNLPFDISLSPYLQMVGNYYDSTSKSSRRSFGPYQVLNLKAHKTLFKTADYTMKAALELNNLLNKRYEMPWQFRDPGFNAYGSLEVTF, from the coding sequence ATGAGGCAACGTATTGCAACCGGGGTTGTTGTCTGTCTGACAGGGATCTGCTGGTCTGCCGGCAGTGCCTGTGGTGCAGAACGGAACATTTACGACCTGAGTCTGGATAAACTGTCTGAACTGGTCATAACCGACAGCAAGGTGGCTCAGTCCCAGGATACCGTGACCCAGAAGGTGGAACTGTTCTATCCTGAAGAGTTCGAGCAGCAGACCAGCTACAACCGCAATATTGCCGAACTGCTCAAATACACCTCTGGTCAGTTTGTGAATCCGCTCTCCCGTAATGATGCCAACTGGGGCTCATTTGGCGGTTTGGGCCCCAAGTATAACGGCTACCTGCTGGACGGCCTGCCGATTGACTCCTTTGTGGATGCCATGAGCCTTGATCCCTGGGCCTTTGGCCAGGTGGAAATCCACAAGGGGCCGGCTTCGGTCATGTATTCCAACTATCTGACCATGGATTTTGCCGGCAATGAAACGCCACTGGCTGGCATCACCAACTTTATTCTGAAGGAACGGATTGACCATACCGCCACCAGGGCGCTGGTGGGGTATGGCAGCTACAATACACTGGATGCCCGTTTCTACCACCAGGGCCGCAAGGAAAACCTGAACTACTTCATGGGGGTCAGTTATGAACAGTCTGACTATACCAATTACGGCACCACCGGTTCATGGCTTAACATTCTTAAAGATCCTGAATATGACAAGATCAAACTCTACGCCAAGCTGACCTACCTGTTTGACCGGGATGACCACAAGCTGTCCCTGTTTGCCCACCACACCCAGCATTCCGGTGATGCAGGCCGTCCCAACCGTGATTTCAACCATCAGTACGATACCGTCAATGCCAGCTATAGCAACCAGATCACCAGCGCTGTCAATCTGCAGCTGAAGAGTGGTTATCGCAACTACGACCGGCGCTGGGCAGAGGATAATTTTCCTGCCAACCTGGGACTGCGTGAACATGACGGTGTTGAACAGCAGATTTTCCCTTCTGACTTGACCCTGAGTATCAGCCATGCCGGTAACAGTCTGTTTACCGTCGGGGCCGATTCCCAGGTGGCAACCTACAAAACCTCTGTAGAGACCAATGGCAGCAAGAGTACTGGCAGTGACGTGACCGCCTATTCAACCGGTATCTTTTTGCAGGAAAAGTATGTGCTGGATAAATGGGTCTTCCGGGCTGGAGGCCGTTTTAACTATACCCATCACAGTTATGATCTGTTTAATGGCGTGGCCCCTCCCAAGCATGACAATAGCTGGGAATCCCTGCTCTGGAGCGTCGGGGTGCGTTACAATGCCAGCCCTGAAATTGCCTTCTACAGCAACGCCGGATCAAGTTTTGTGGCGCCATCAGCCAAACAGCTCGGCGGAACCGTCACAGCCATGAGTACTGCTAACGGGCAGTTGCCCAGTTTTGACCTCAAGCCTGAACATGGCATCGGTACTGATCTGGGGGTTGAGCTGCGCCCTCTGGACAGTCTGATCATCGGCCTGCGCGGGTTTTACAACCAGGTGGAAGATGCCATTGTCGAAAACGTGGTCAGCACGACGCCGTCGCAGAGCAGATCAACCAATGCCGGCACCACCCGTTCCTATGGTGTGGAACTGAATCTGGATCATCGGCTGGCTGATGAGCTGCGCTGGTTTGCAAACGTTACCTATACCGCTACCACGGTGGAAAACCCGCTGGACAGTGATCAGGACGGGGCCGATATCTCGTTTGTGCCTGATTATATTGCCAATATCGGCCTGACCGTTAATCTGCCGTTTGATATCTCGCTTTCACCCTATCTTCAGATGGTGGGCAACTACTATGACAGCACCTCAAAAAGCAGCCGCAGGTCATTTGGTCCCTATCAGGTGCTGAACTTGAAGGCACACAAGACCCTCTTCAAAACAGCAGATTACACCATGAAGGCAGCTCTTGAGCTAAACAACCTCTTGAATAAGCGCTATGAAATGCCCTGGCAGTTCCGTGACCCCGGTTTTAATGCCTATGGCAGTCTTGAAGTGACCTTCTGA
- a CDS encoding response regulator produces the protein MDNLNMPVKILCVDDERNVLRALERIFLDDDYEIVTAGSGEEGLEIMTESGDSFQVVVSDYRMPVMNGVEFLKAVYERWPDTVRIVLSGYADAGAIVAAINEGHIYKFIPKPWNDEELRVTIQNCLERYSLLKKNQELLAELARANLVLEQKVQQRTEDLELRNRALEFSQTMLGNLPVGVVGIDEGGLIAHCNTVAAGILKQLCEDFFGTDIQHFCDERFRALVEQVRREKTLDLTDRFGDRSWRVLGRTVVFAESESVVLVFLEV, from the coding sequence ATGGATAACCTGAATATGCCGGTAAAAATACTGTGTGTTGATGATGAACGCAATGTGTTGCGGGCACTGGAACGGATTTTTCTGGATGATGACTATGAGATTGTCACTGCCGGTTCAGGTGAAGAAGGGCTCGAAATCATGACTGAATCAGGTGATTCCTTTCAGGTGGTGGTCTCCGACTATCGGATGCCGGTCATGAACGGTGTGGAGTTTCTCAAGGCGGTTTATGAGCGCTGGCCTGATACGGTGCGGATTGTACTTTCCGGCTACGCAGATGCCGGAGCAATCGTGGCCGCCATCAATGAAGGACATATTTACAAGTTTATCCCCAAGCCGTGGAATGATGAAGAGCTGCGGGTCACTATTCAGAACTGTCTAGAACGTTACTCGCTGCTGAAGAAAAACCAGGAGCTGCTGGCTGAGCTGGCCCGGGCAAATCTGGTGCTTGAACAAAAGGTGCAGCAGCGCACGGAAGATCTGGAACTGCGCAACAGGGCGCTTGAATTCTCGCAGACCATGCTGGGCAACCTGCCGGTTGGGGTGGTGGGGATAGACGAAGGCGGCCTGATCGCACATTGTAATACGGTTGCGGCAGGCATCCTGAAGCAGCTCTGTGAAGACTTTTTTGGTACTGATATCCAGCATTTTTGTGATGAGCGTTTCAGGGCTCTGGTGGAGCAGGTCCGGAGGGAGAAGACCCTGGATCTGACTGATCGTTTTGGTGATCGTAGCTGGCGGGTGTTGGGACGTACGGTGGTCTTTGCCGAGAGTGAATCGGTTGTGCTGGTATTTCTGGAGGTCTGA
- a CDS encoding GTP-binding protein, with protein MIEFDELHGKLVLKLVYYGPALSGKTTNLLSLHDRLQQEGRGELMLLDTTEDRTIYFDLLPFFYVAPSGFRIKLKVYTVPGQVRHDATRKAVLQRADGVVFVADSRISQMAVNAESFANLEQNLTLVGLDIEKLPLVVQFNKRDLPDVVLEAELRETWAPTGLPVYMASALQGQGVLETFQAAVEGVLKSVDQKLGLLERYQVDQSAFVQSVVKTI; from the coding sequence ATGATCGAATTTGACGAACTCCACGGCAAGCTGGTGCTGAAACTGGTCTATTATGGCCCAGCCCTGTCAGGGAAAACCACCAATCTGCTGAGTCTGCATGACCGTCTGCAACAGGAAGGCCGTGGTGAGCTGATGTTGCTGGATACCACTGAAGACCGTACGATCTATTTTGATCTGTTGCCGTTTTTCTATGTGGCGCCGTCGGGCTTCAGGATCAAGCTGAAGGTCTATACCGTACCGGGGCAGGTCCGTCATGATGCCACCCGCAAGGCAGTGCTGCAACGGGCCGATGGTGTGGTCTTTGTGGCTGACTCCCGGATCAGTCAGATGGCGGTCAATGCCGAGAGTTTTGCCAACCTTGAACAGAATCTGACACTGGTGGGGCTGGATATTGAAAAGCTACCGCTGGTGGTGCAGTTTAACAAACGTGACCTGCCGGATGTGGTCTTGGAGGCGGAGCTGAGAGAAACCTGGGCTCCCACCGGGCTGCCGGTGTATATGGCTTCCGCCCTGCAGGGACAGGGGGTGTTGGAGACCTTTCAGGCTGCGGTTGAGGGGGTTTTGAAGAGTGTGGATCAAAAGCTGGGATTACTGGAACGCTATCAGGTTGACCAAAGCGCATTCGTACAGTCCGTGGTGAAAACGATATGA
- a CDS encoding HD domain-containing phosphohydrolase yields the protein MNDEPARPIVLFVDDEDNILKALQRLTMDEEFDTEIANSGDAALRKLTTLQDVALIVSDQRMPGMNGAEFLQQSQQLAPDAIRMLLTGYSDISAAADAINKGGASRYLNKPWQDEDLLQTLRGAVETWRLSSENKRLQAIVQAQNEELKQWNENLKNRVLQQTTAIRKKADDLNEALIQLKHNYNGIISAFSNLVEMQGQRMQQHARNVAELATSAAREYGLMPEEIEIIRTAALLHDIGEIGIPDRVLEKSQEYMTQDDLQLYSQHPVRGQMAIDSIVDLRPAGVLIRHHHENYNGTGFPDRLKGDQIPIGARILAYADQLDRAVANGGDTAEQALVRVELGLSIKLDPGLQRVFRKIARYAYFTMPEMDPNATVELELRPEELRNGMLLTRDVLSGTGLMLLNKGVTLDAVKIEAIQRYYQLDPPQRGIWALVHQR from the coding sequence ATGAATGATGAACCGGCCCGGCCGATTGTCCTGTTTGTCGACGATGAGGATAACATTCTCAAGGCACTACAGCGTCTGACCATGGATGAAGAGTTTGATACGGAAATTGCAAACTCGGGGGATGCAGCCCTGCGTAAACTGACCACGCTTCAGGATGTTGCGCTGATTGTGTCCGATCAGCGGATGCCCGGTATGAACGGGGCTGAATTTCTGCAGCAGTCACAGCAGTTGGCGCCGGATGCGATCCGGATGCTGTTGACCGGTTATTCCGATATTTCAGCTGCAGCTGATGCCATCAATAAAGGTGGAGCCAGCCGTTACCTGAATAAGCCCTGGCAGGACGAGGACCTGTTACAGACCCTGCGGGGAGCGGTTGAGACCTGGAGGCTGTCCAGTGAAAACAAGCGGTTGCAGGCCATTGTGCAGGCTCAGAATGAAGAGTTGAAGCAGTGGAATGAAAACCTGAAAAACCGTGTGCTGCAGCAAACCACTGCCATTCGCAAGAAGGCGGACGACTTGAATGAAGCCCTGATTCAGTTGAAGCACAACTACAACGGGATCATCAGTGCCTTTTCAAATCTGGTAGAGATGCAGGGGCAGCGGATGCAGCAGCATGCCCGCAATGTGGCTGAGCTGGCAACCTCTGCAGCACGGGAATATGGTCTAATGCCTGAAGAGATCGAGATCATCAGGACTGCAGCCCTGCTGCACGATATCGGTGAGATCGGCATACCGGACAGGGTGTTGGAAAAGTCTCAGGAGTATATGACACAGGATGACCTGCAGCTCTACAGTCAGCATCCGGTGCGTGGCCAGATGGCCATTGACAGCATTGTTGACCTGCGTCCGGCCGGCGTATTGATCAGACATCACCACGAGAATTATAACGGCACCGGGTTTCCGGACAGGCTGAAAGGTGATCAGATTCCGATCGGCGCCCGGATTCTGGCCTATGCTGATCAACTTGACCGTGCCGTGGCCAACGGCGGTGACACGGCAGAACAGGCCTTGGTCAGGGTGGAGCTGGGGCTTTCCATCAAGCTTGATCCCGGGCTGCAGCGCGTATTCCGCAAGATCGCCCGCTATGCCTACTTTACCATGCCTGAGATGGATCCCAATGCCACGGTAGAGCTTGAGCTGCGACCGGAAGAGCTGCGCAACGGGATGTTGTTGACCCGTGACGTACTGTCCGGTACCGGTCTGATGCTGCTGAACAAGGGGGTTACCCTGGATGCGGTCAAGATTGAGGCGATTCAGCGCTACTACCAGCTTGATCCGCCGCAACGGGGGATCTGGGCCTTGGTACATCAGAGATAA
- a CDS encoding sensor histidine kinase, whose translation MNEATSHIEFIIGEEKRLSEIVSRAEIEPLLRSGLKLGILRATLLDEDDLPLATLGAAPSADRGEPLQKRLPIMVEGEPKGTLLLEPDGSNPAFEALARLLQEALQLTVTNNLKRMLTTEVHTSIVQESYDQLVSTNRRLMESEKRYRDLARDLEKKVVERTTELQQAYQRMLQQEKLAAVGQLAAGMAHEINTPLGFIRSNLNSFAKYQNRMAEMLGLYRLMLDKEASPEVIRRQTEQRWKELKLDFLLEDSGVLLGQSLEGTDRIATIVAQLKNFAHLDGMEQQPMDIRRELEQLLAGMAAQFPPNTRLTTDLHQLPLLTCRVPLMVQAFANLIDNALKSRAEGLELTVRAFQDADQVLVCISDNGCGIPAEHLPRIFEPFFTTREVGKGSGMGLTVAREAISGAGGSIEVESVVGQGTTCRVRLPQGTASPDHPDRETP comes from the coding sequence ATGAACGAAGCCACATCCCACATTGAATTTATCATTGGCGAAGAAAAGCGGCTGTCCGAGATCGTGTCCAGGGCTGAGATCGAGCCGCTTCTGCGTAGTGGACTCAAACTGGGGATTCTTCGTGCAACGCTGCTGGATGAGGATGATCTGCCCCTGGCAACACTTGGCGCAGCCCCGTCTGCAGACAGGGGAGAACCGCTTCAGAAACGCTTGCCCATCATGGTTGAGGGGGAGCCAAAGGGAACCCTGCTGCTGGAACCGGACGGTTCCAATCCGGCCTTTGAGGCGCTTGCCCGCTTGCTGCAGGAGGCGCTGCAGCTGACGGTGACCAACAACCTGAAGCGGATGCTGACCACTGAGGTACATACCAGCATCGTACAGGAATCCTATGATCAGCTGGTCAGCACCAACCGCCGCCTGATGGAATCAGAAAAGCGTTACCGTGATCTGGCCCGTGATCTTGAGAAAAAGGTGGTTGAGCGGACCACGGAACTGCAGCAGGCCTATCAACGGATGCTGCAACAGGAAAAACTGGCTGCAGTGGGGCAACTGGCTGCCGGCATGGCCCACGAAATCAATACGCCGCTGGGTTTCATCCGCAGTAACCTGAACAGTTTTGCCAAGTACCAGAACCGGATGGCCGAGATGCTGGGACTGTACCGTCTGATGCTGGATAAAGAGGCCTCGCCGGAGGTTATCAGGCGTCAGACGGAACAGCGCTGGAAAGAGCTGAAGCTGGATTTTCTGCTGGAAGACAGCGGGGTGCTGCTGGGGCAGTCTCTGGAGGGAACTGACCGGATTGCAACGATTGTGGCGCAGCTGAAAAACTTTGCCCACCTTGACGGCATGGAACAGCAGCCGATGGATATCAGGCGGGAGCTGGAACAGCTGCTGGCAGGTATGGCAGCGCAGTTTCCCCCCAATACCCGGCTCACCACCGATCTGCACCAGCTGCCCTTGCTGACTTGCCGGGTCCCCTTAATGGTGCAGGCCTTTGCCAATCTTATCGATAATGCCCTCAAGTCGCGGGCCGAAGGGCTCGAGCTGACAGTCCGGGCGTTTCAGGATGCCGATCAGGTGCTGGTCTGTATCAGTGATAACGGCTGCGGCATTCCGGCAGAGCATCTGCCACGTATCTTTGAGCCGTTCTTCACCACCCGCGAAGTGGGCAAGGGCAGCGGTATGGGACTGACCGTGGCCCGGGAGGCGATCAGCGGGGCAGGGGGGAGCATCGAGGTTGAGTCGGTCGTGGGGCAGGGGACCACCTGCAGGGTACGTCTGCCTCAGGGAACAGCATCACCAGATCACCCTGATCGCGAGACACCATGA
- a CDS encoding YfiR family protein produces the protein MNVEHRFHSLVVPRMLVWVVLAGLLLPLTAGASDLETKIKTAYIYNFTKFIDWPADEGKSTSEPFRICLIGSDPIRTTLGELTNREAKGRPIRVVRIKEPSGLSSCHLLYISRSEETQLALILQRLQGTQVVTVSDIPQFAQRGGMISFVTDKERVRVQINQRTAREVGVKLSAKLLEIARVVQ, from the coding sequence ATGAACGTCGAGCATCGTTTTCATAGCCTTGTCGTACCAAGAATGCTGGTCTGGGTTGTTCTGGCCGGCCTGCTGCTGCCGCTAACGGCAGGGGCCAGTGATCTCGAAACCAAGATCAAGACCGCCTATATCTACAACTTCACCAAGTTTATCGACTGGCCTGCTGATGAGGGGAAATCAACCTCTGAACCGTTCAGGATCTGTCTGATCGGTTCAGATCCGATCCGCACCACACTGGGGGAGTTGACCAACCGTGAGGCCAAGGGAAGACCGATCAGAGTCGTGCGGATCAAGGAGCCCTCGGGGCTGTCTTCCTGTCATCTGCTCTACATCAGCCGTTCTGAAGAAACGCAGCTGGCGCTGATACTGCAGCGGCTGCAGGGTACGCAAGTGGTGACAGTCAGCGATATTCCCCAGTTTGCCCAACGGGGCGGGATGATCAGCTTTGTGACGGACAAAGAGAGGGTCAGGGTTCAGATCAATCAGCGGACAGCCCGCGAGGTCGGGGTAAAACTGAGCGCCAAGCTGCTTGAGATCGCGAGGGTGGTGCAATGA
- a CDS encoding ATP-binding protein — translation MANILIVEDELMSRSMLEQTLLQAGHNVACAVDGATALAIAHQQPPDLIITDVMMPVMDGFELCRQCKADQTLKQVPIILYSSDYVEQQEQKLGLELGACRYLVKPSPPQSLLTEVSDVLAEQQRLILFETGQQLDEEMKLLRNYNEVLFNKLEAKMQELQQTIAEQKKYEETMKAMQAQIIQQEKMASIGQLAAGVAHEINNPMGFITSNLTSLGKYAERLDAFIAAMQKSLYECPNHPGLEELDHLRQKLKVDYIISDVNELINESLDGANRVRRIVQDLKSFSRLDQAEKSRANLNDCLETTINIAWNELKYIATLERRFGDIPEITCNPQQLNQVFLNLLVNAAQSMEQQGTITVTTWSEPGQVCVSVADTGKGMPQEVQERIFEPFFTTKPAGKGTGLGLSISADIVRKHQGEISVKSEPGAGTTFIVRLPVED, via the coding sequence ATGGCAAATATACTGATCGTTGAAGATGAATTGATGAGTCGCAGCATGCTTGAGCAAACCCTGTTGCAGGCCGGGCACAATGTTGCCTGTGCGGTTGACGGTGCTACAGCGCTGGCTATTGCGCACCAACAGCCCCCTGACCTGATCATAACCGATGTGATGATGCCGGTGATGGATGGTTTTGAACTGTGTCGTCAATGCAAGGCCGATCAGACTCTGAAGCAGGTGCCGATTATCCTGTATTCGAGCGATTATGTTGAACAACAGGAACAAAAGCTTGGCCTGGAACTGGGTGCGTGCCGTTATCTGGTCAAGCCGTCTCCTCCTCAGTCCTTGCTTACTGAAGTCAGCGATGTGCTGGCAGAACAGCAGCGTTTGATACTGTTTGAAACAGGACAACAGCTGGATGAAGAGATGAAGCTGCTGCGTAACTACAATGAGGTGCTGTTTAACAAGCTTGAGGCAAAGATGCAGGAGCTGCAGCAGACCATTGCCGAACAGAAGAAATACGAAGAAACCATGAAGGCGATGCAGGCCCAGATCATCCAGCAGGAAAAAATGGCCTCCATCGGTCAGCTGGCAGCCGGAGTGGCCCATGAGATCAATAACCCGATGGGGTTTATTACCAGCAACCTGACCTCGCTGGGGAAGTATGCTGAACGGTTGGATGCCTTTATAGCCGCGATGCAGAAGTCGCTGTACGAATGCCCCAATCATCCCGGACTGGAGGAGCTTGATCACCTGCGCCAGAAGCTGAAGGTTGATTACATCATCAGCGATGTGAATGAGCTGATCAACGAGAGTCTGGACGGTGCCAACCGGGTGAGACGAATCGTACAGGATCTGAAGAGTTTCTCCCGATTGGATCAGGCCGAGAAGAGCCGGGCCAACCTGAACGACTGTCTTGAAACCACCATCAATATCGCCTGGAATGAGCTGAAGTATATCGCCACCCTGGAACGCAGGTTTGGCGACATTCCGGAGATTACCTGCAACCCGCAACAGTTGAACCAGGTCTTTCTCAACCTGCTGGTAAATGCGGCCCAGTCCATGGAGCAGCAGGGTACCATTACGGTAACCACCTGGTCTGAGCCGGGCCAGGTCTGCGTTTCTGTGGCTGATACCGGCAAAGGGATGCCTCAAGAGGTGCAGGAGCGGATCTTTGAACCGTTTTTTACCACCAAGCCGGCCGGTAAGGGAACCGGCCTGGGGCTCTCGATCTCGGCTGATATTGTCCGTAAGCATCAGGGGGAGATCAGTGTGAAGAGTGAGCCGGGCGCAGGGACGACCTTTATTGTGCGGCTACCGGTGGAGGACTGA
- a CDS encoding HD-GYP domain-containing protein codes for MPTVLFVDDEQPIRSALERMYIERDDVRCLFAASGQEGLEIMEREDVWVVVSDYLMPSMRGIEFLAKVKARWPQTIRIMMTAYADLSIAIDAINKSEAFRFVTKPWNNQELMEVVDEALMRYQLVQSLGTTKDETVYLSLAQTVELKDPYTKGHCDRVARYAVALAKAVGLAEEKLEDIKHGSWLHDCGKIGVPERVLNFPGRLNEDDRESVMQHPRWGSEVARQAQMSEAVVNVILYHHERFDGAGYPSGLKGFEIPVEARIVAIADVFDALYSDRPYRKAYTLERVMEIMEEMTSTHFDPELIQLFLPIARQEVQGDE; via the coding sequence ATGCCTACTGTTTTGTTTGTCGATGATGAACAGCCGATCCGCAGTGCCCTGGAACGGATGTATATTGAACGGGATGATGTGCGCTGCCTGTTTGCCGCTTCCGGTCAGGAAGGGCTGGAGATCATGGAGCGCGAAGATGTCTGGGTGGTGGTTTCCGATTACCTGATGCCATCCATGCGCGGGATTGAGTTCCTGGCAAAGGTCAAGGCCCGCTGGCCCCAGACGATCCGCATCATGATGACCGCCTATGCCGATCTCTCAATCGCCATTGATGCCATCAACAAGAGTGAGGCATTCCGTTTTGTGACCAAGCCCTGGAATAACCAGGAGTTGATGGAGGTGGTGGACGAGGCCTTGATGCGTTATCAGCTGGTGCAGTCACTTGGCACCACCAAGGACGAAACGGTCTACCTTTCCCTGGCCCAGACCGTTGAGCTGAAAGATCCTTACACCAAGGGACATTGCGACCGGGTTGCCCGTTATGCGGTTGCCCTGGCTAAAGCCGTGGGTCTGGCTGAAGAAAAACTGGAAGATATCAAGCATGGCAGCTGGCTGCATGACTGCGGCAAGATCGGGGTGCCCGAGCGGGTGCTGAATTTCCCCGGCAGACTGAATGAGGACGACAGGGAGTCGGTCATGCAGCATCCCCGCTGGGGGTCTGAAGTGGCCCGTCAGGCCCAGATGTCTGAAGCGGTGGTGAATGTGATCCTTTATCACCATGAACGTTTTGACGGTGCAGGGTATCCCTCTGGTTTGAAAGGCTTTGAAATTCCGGTTGAAGCACGGATTGTGGCCATTGCCGATGTATTTGATGCACTCTATTCGGATCGGCCCTATCGTAAGGCCTATACGCTTGAGCGGGTGATGGAGATTATGGAGGAGATGACCAGCACCCACTTTGATCCTGAGCTGATACAGCTGTTTCTGCCCATTGCCCGTCAGGAGGTGCAAGGCGATGAATGA